CCACCAGTAGGGACTTCATGGGACTGCCTGCCATCCTGCTCTgggttctgcagcaggaataGCCTGTCCTTTCCTCTTGAAGGTGGCATACTTTTGTTTTGCTCCATTTTGCTGTTGTTCGCAAAGCACCAGGTGTTGTGGGGCATGAGACAGATCCTGTGATCTtagctcctgcctgctggcagccctggcaggcagcagtggaAAGCTGTGACTGTGGGTCAACCTGGAGAGGGCAGGACTAGACCTGGATCCTCATTCCTGTCCCAGCCTCCCAAAAAGACACTGGAAGCTGCCCAAAAGCACGCAGTTCTTGTTCAAGGgtattttttctccccagtgaAAGTGTTTTGCAGCAGGACACAACCTAGGAGCAACCTCTGATTTGCCCTGTGCTAGATGATGcacatgagaagaaaaatgatgGTATGAGACATTGTCCTTTTGGTATCAAAAGAGcttaccaggaaaaaaaaaccaaaatgaaaataaaagaaagagaagattGCCACCTGTGTTTGAGCCACCTGAAACTTGAGTACATGAAACAGAGTAAACAGTCTGtgacaggctggggctgaggccCCAGGAGCACACACTCACCTCAGCCTTACAAAAAGGTTAATTGTGGTGTAAAGAGCAAACATGATATGCAGAGTGTGACTCCTgtgtgccacatccaggctggCCCCCCTGCAGAAACTGCGCTGATGAGTCCCCTCACTCCTCCACTATTCATGTCTCTCTTTCCCATGAGCAGCCTCCAtggaaaataaactgaattacaaaccacttttttttccccccaccaaACTGGCCCAGTTACGATGATCTTTTTGTTTGCAATTTAAGGTAGGCCTGACAGTTAGAAGAAAGTAACATAAAAAAGCTCACTGGGGATACACAGCTCTGCACCCTTCACCAGATGCTGCAATGACACGTTAGAAGTGAATTCTGGGGAGAAATCAGGAGCTCACTGactgcctgctgccagccacagccacaggggCTTTTAGTCAGCCCACAGCGAGCAGTCAGAGGGAAGTCAGAGCATGAACACGGGCTATTTCCCCACGGAGGAGGCTTGGCTCCATCCgcttctgctgtgctctctgcaagGCGACCTCTCGTTACATGAGCTGCTTTTGAAGGGGTCTGGAAGAAAGATCTGTGCTAGTTGAAGGTCCCCAGTAGCACTGACCCACCTTGTGTTGTCACCAGGCTTCATCCTCAGGCATTATTCTGGACAAGCTGCTGCAGAACATGTGGAATACTTAGGTGCATTTGTTTTACATCAAGCCCACCAGGCTCAGCTACCTGAAAAAGCccaatattttcttgtttactGGGGCTTAGTGATCAGCTTTGCAGGACAACAGCAATGAGCACTGTACCTAAACTTGTTAATCACTTGCTGCAGAGGATGCAAATATTTAAGACTGCAGAGTACTACTAAAGCCAGGTACTTTTCCTGCTTAGTTGCTAGATAATTTAAGAGgaacatttcaatttttcacATTAATCTTTTGCAAGATACAGTgcttttagattattttttataCGCGCACAGTGGGGAGTCTACAGCTTGTTAAAAATTAGATTGTGACTGTAGTACATAAAAGGACTTAATCAGCACAGTGCCATAGAGAAACTGAAGACCTAATGTAGGccaaatgtaaattttttacGTGGAAATAACTAAATAATTCAAATCAGCGACATCAATTTCTGTGTGGTTTGTTCATCTTCCGGCCAGAGTTGTTTCTGAGAGTTGAGGTTTTTATTAAAGGTAGAAGAAGAAGTACAAGGAAAAGGTCGCAGTCCTGCTTCAGAGTTGTTTCAAAGCAGttgttttctcccatttttcctctccaggctaCAGAGCTTCCTTCAGACTGAGGATCTGGCTGAAGATGGCAGCTGCAAGTGTAGTGAGTATACAGCTATGTCACTGttcatcttcttttccttcctcccctctttGTATCCATCAGTTTTCTGCCTCTTTCAAGCCACTGATACCATCCCAACGTAAGAGTAACACAAAGACTGCTTCTCAACCTCTTTCCAAGTTGGGCATTTTGCCTTTTGTTATGTATTTGAAGCCAAGCAAACCATGTTTTTAATTATCTGACATAGATAATGCTTTCACCACATGTCATTTTAATAACTGAAGTTGCCTGGACGTGGTGAACTGCTCCTTCGTAAGTTTCTCACTCAATGGGTCATTTTTATaaatctctgctgtgctgcactctTCAAGCAATCTGAAATGACCTGTTTCACAGGCAGCCTTTGCAGTTTCTCATTTAAACAGAATATGTTAGGCATCTTCAATTGCATCTGGTGGAGAGGGGCAAATGTATGCTTTACTGAGCCTCTCAACACAGATTTACTACATGTCTTATTTCAGGTCACACATCCTGGCAAGAGTAGCCTGGATTACTACAATGACAGCAtgatgctgtccctgtgtgaaAACCCAGTGAACAGCACAGACTTCATGTGCGACACGAGGCAGGTCAGGCAGTTTGCTCAAGCCTTCCTGCCGGTGTTCTTCTGGCTTATCTTCACTGTGGGCACAGTGGGGAACACCTTGGTGGTGCTTGTCTATTGCAAATACCACTTCAGGAGGAGCATGATGGATCGGTACCTGCTGCACCTGGCCATCGCCGACCTCCTGCTCCTTTTCACCTTCCCCTTCTGGGCCAAGGCTGCTTCCCATGGATGGATCTTTAAGGACTTCATGTGCAAAGTTGTCAACAGCATGTATAAGATCAACTTCTATGGCTGCAGCTTGCTTCTAACCTGCATCAGCTTTGACAGGTACATCACTATAGTCCAAGCGATGAAAGTTAAAACTTGTAAGCGAAGGTGGCTCCTGCGCAGCAGGCTCATGTGCCTGGCTGTCTGGCTGACATCTGTGGGCCTGTGCATCCCAGAAATCATTTACAGCCAGAGCACACAGGTGGGTGACGTGACAGTTTGCAAAATCATGTACCCACCAAATGTCAGTGTGATCTTCAGAGTTACAGTCCTGGCCTTGAAAGTCGTCATAGGattcttcctccctctctttgTCATGGTGATTTGTTACACCCTTATCATCAACACCCTCCTGAAAGCCAAAAGATCCCAAAAGCAAAAGTCACTGAAGATTATCACCATGATCATCActgctttcctcctctctcaGTTCCCATACAATATTGTTTTGCTGGTCAAAGCCATCAACACCTACACCGGGGTGGTGCACAGTTGTCAGGCTGCCAACCAGCTGGACATTGGGCTGCAGGTCACCCAGAGCATTGCCTTCCTCCACAGCTGCCTCAACCCCTTCCTCTATGTCTTTGCTGGCGAGCGGTTCAGGATGGCGCTGGGCAGGATGATGcaaggctgtggctgctgctggagcaggagccaggagcccTCCTCTGCCTGTGACAGCCAGGAGAACAGCTCAAACTGGTCCTTTGCCATGCTGGGCAGGCGGCGGGTCAGGAACTCCCTGATCCTCAACACTCACTGGACTTCCTCTGCTATGTCCCCTCCTTGCAAAGTCATCCTCTGAGTTAGTCCtcaccttctcctctccagagAAGCACCAATGTCTTTGGAAACCATCTGTACACCCCAAAGACTATGCCAGAGGGGCAGAAAAGGTTGGGGGTCTGTCCTTGACGTGCAAGACCCAACTGAGGGTTGCTGGCTAAGAGAACAGGAAACCTTTGGCAGATGGGAGCAAAATGGAGCCATATTTGCTATAAACAGAACTGATAGATGTCAAAAAATATCTTTGTGACAGCTGGCCCATCTGCAGCCCATCAAGACCACAACTTGAAATAACAAGTCTCACAGCGGATGATAAACCCAGCTATGGCAGCAACAGAGGCACATGAAGTATTCTGTCCAtaggaagcagcaggagggggtTCAGCCATCATTTGCTGTCATACCAGGTTCCTCTTTGAAGGACTTTGGAGCCCTGCCAGATTCCTACACTAGATCCCATCCCATGTAAAGGAGAATGGCCTTTAGCTCTGGCAGTGGTTTGTTGCAGTGAGCaaatgctgctctctgtgcctgggcAAATGCAACTCTTTTTGGCTGCATAGGTGGCTTTTCTTGCAAAGAAACAAATCATCCctcacaataaaaaattaagagcTTCAGAGACACTGAGTTGTTGTCCCAGGGATATTTGCTGTATGGTAGCAAAGCTATCATAAACCAgaacacaaaaaccaaacccatgGTTCAGCTGACTGCCAGTTATGCACCAATATCtttggaaaatacatttaacCCAAGGCCAGCAAGACAGCAAGTAATTAAGTGTTAAACCCAATGAAACTTGGAATGAGACATCAGTTTGTGGGACTGCCATTCCCAGAAGTGGTGTGCTGTatttcaccccaaaacctgAGCCCACAGGGTGTCATTTATCTGTTCCCCCTTGCTCATCCCCTCACAGGGACATGGCCTCACCTGTCCTGCCTGACCACAGCCTGCGCCTCCCACTCTTCAATTGCAGGATGTAGTGGCTCAGGAGGCCTTGTTTTAAATAATATCATTTAACCTGGTTTGCCTTCTGCTACTTGGCTCTTCCAGGGAAAATGGGTTTTCATTGTGCATTTATCATTAAAGTATGTTGGTAAACAAGCTTTCTGCAAAGTTGATGCTGCTTTTCTAGCTAATAGGGTGCACCTGGGCAGATGGAGTTCAAGTTTCATATACATTTAttagtttggttttctttttactttttccttatGAAGAAAAATGGTCAAAGATGTACATATTTTTACTATATGTATAAGAAGGGTATGGGGGGTTTTTGTGATTTGTGCTTAGCAAACAGAagccaaaattaaataaaggcACTGCCACATACACCAAGGGGATGAACTGGTTGTTTCTTGCCCACACATCCATACACGTAACCTATCTGCAATCACAGCATTTACCCCTCTCAAAAGAGACCAAAGGAAAACTTTTCTTAGAGggtttatttcaaatatttaaccCTTGTGGTGtggaagctgcagctgagaACCCCACAGGCACCAGAGCAGGTTTAGGCTCCTGAGGCGAGGGCTGGGGTGCAGTctggggaggcagggcaggtttctgagggcaggggaggaggaagtACACTGGGGGCAGATgcttccccacagcagctcagccccactaCCCCTTCCTGAGGCTGGGGGTGATGGTGCTCTTACACAGAGGGTTCTCTTGGCCCCCAGAGAGCCCTTGATGCAAACAAGTAAGTGTGTAAACCTTAGTTAGCTACTGCAAGCTCTTCTTCCCTGCACTACATCTCACCAGCTCCAGGAACTTGAATTTTGAGCCCATCTCACAGAAAGTAAAGCTTCTTCAGTCCCCAAAACGCAGTGGGAAATATTCATGCTCGATCAGCAGGGGAAACTGCTGAGGGTGGTGAAACAGCAATGAACTTGCAGTGGTTTGGGGTGACGGGGTTGTCCCTGGGTCAtgcacatcctgctctgggTCAGGCTGCTCCCATCACTTTGCCAGGGGAAGCTGTGGACCAACCTTCCTGGGGGCGGTTTTCCCTCTAGGGGTTTGTTCCACCATGGCTGCATGCAGTCCAGCAACTGCTGGTGgctccccaagctgctctcACCACACAAACTCCAGGGGAAGCTGCCTCCCTGCAcccctctggctgcagcctcatCACCAACCCTTCTTGTTGgtcagcacacagcagggacTCAGTCATGGAGGTGTTTTCTGCCATTACTCCCTCTTACATCTGCTGGGGGCCTccatctgccagcagcacagctcctaGTGGTCAAACCATTCTTGtgctcctctgtccctctgccctgaTATTTTACTTGGATTTATTCTACCACAATCTCTCTTGTGCCTGGCTAGGGTGTTCCCAGCCTTCACCCGATGCTCTCTTGCAGGATGGGAGATTTCCTCACAGTCAAAAGGTATTCCCTGTCCCATGAGCAGTCCCAGGGGACTCTGCTCATGCTTTACACACAGCTCTAGCAGGATGGGCACCAAGCTGGAAGTCCTGGGAGAGGCCTGAGAGCTACCATAGCTTGGgtcctctcccttctcttcGGGGGCATTTTTTGGGCTGTAGTCTCTTATGCTGTTGCTCTTCTTTGAAGAGGCAGCTGGACTTGTCCCTACCCCAAGTGCTGTGTTATCACTGTGATGCACCAGTCATGTAGCGTGGCACCAGCCTGCTTATGGTACAAGGGGAGGAAGCTGGGAGAGCCCATGAGAAACTTTCACTCTGTGCAGGCAAACCTGCCTACCCAAtgcctgctctgcctgaaaCAGCAATGTCTTTACAGAAATACCTCTTCCAGACAGCAAGGAAGTGACGGAAGGGTGTGAAAGTACAGGAATTATTACTATATTTGGACTTCAAAGCATCCCTGTGACACTTCAAGGACTAATGCAGAGGATAACACAATCTTGTGGCAGCTTCACATGGTCAGAAGAAATGACCAtgttttgtttcacagaaaaatgttaTCCTGTGTATGCCAAAGCCTTGTGGTGCCTTGGTGTTCTTGGGGCACAGACCAAGAAATATAAGGCAGAAGTAGGGATGGGAGAGCCTTTCCCCTAGCACCAAGGGAGGGTGTTATTACCCAGTACAGATAAAAATGCATTACTGAAGATGGACAAAGACTTTCAACggctgcagcatttccctgcagagcagaggcacagaaaggTATGGTCACTTACACATGAACTGGCTATATGTAAAACTCACTCTTTGCAGCTCCCTCATACTCCAGATCAGGCTTTGCTGGAGCCTCTCCTAGAGGAGCCAAGACTCCA
The nucleotide sequence above comes from Oenanthe melanoleuca isolate GR-GAL-2019-014 chromosome 2, OMel1.0, whole genome shotgun sequence. Encoded proteins:
- the CCR9 gene encoding C-C chemokine receptor type 9, whose protein sequence is MAQEVEEAKSCYRASFRLRIWLKMAAASVVTHPGKSSLDYYNDSMMLSLCENPVNSTDFMCDTRQVRQFAQAFLPVFFWLIFTVGTVGNTLVVLVYCKYHFRRSMMDRYLLHLAIADLLLLFTFPFWAKAASHGWIFKDFMCKVVNSMYKINFYGCSLLLTCISFDRYITIVQAMKVKTCKRRWLLRSRLMCLAVWLTSVGLCIPEIIYSQSTQVGDVTVCKIMYPPNVSVIFRVTVLALKVVIGFFLPLFVMVICYTLIINTLLKAKRSQKQKSLKIITMIITAFLLSQFPYNIVLLVKAINTYTGVVHSCQAANQLDIGLQVTQSIAFLHSCLNPFLYVFAGERFRMALGRMMQGCGCCWSRSQEPSSACDSQENSSNWSFAMLGRRRVRNSLILNTHWTSSAMSPPCKVIL